Proteins from a genomic interval of Streptomyces sp. NBC_00820:
- a CDS encoding phosphotransferase: MSHDAALTVDRGQYPDTVTPWERESWRSAALGWVEDRLAGHGLRATGPLRVRLRPWSVLVRVPVAGREAVSTAGRNTVPVAGRKAVWFKANPPDSRFEGPLTAALARWVPEHVLEPLAVDAGHGWSLLPDGGDLFRDVLERDSVGPGAWEDLLRRYASMQAALVPHAGEIEELGVQRLRTAELASSFDELLAGNPALDADQRARLDALRPRLVDWCAELAALGVPDSLDHADLHEGQLFNPEPGRFTFFDWGDAVVSHPFCSLRVPALQAQERYGDAVLPRLRDAYLEPWTGPGRTAKELRRATSLAWRLGALGRARAWGRVFPGGGGDSSFGGSQSARSLLELCEGPPL; encoded by the coding sequence ATGTCACATGATGCGGCGCTGACGGTGGACCGGGGGCAGTATCCGGACACGGTCACGCCCTGGGAGCGGGAGAGCTGGCGGTCCGCCGCGCTCGGCTGGGTGGAGGACCGGCTCGCCGGGCACGGACTGCGCGCGACCGGGCCGCTGCGGGTACGGCTGCGGCCGTGGTCGGTGCTGGTGCGGGTGCCGGTGGCCGGACGGGAGGCCGTATCGACGGCCGGGCGGAATACCGTACCCGTGGCCGGGCGGAAGGCCGTCTGGTTCAAGGCGAATCCGCCGGACAGCCGCTTCGAGGGGCCGCTGACCGCGGCGCTGGCGCGCTGGGTGCCGGAGCACGTCCTGGAGCCGCTGGCGGTCGACGCCGGCCACGGCTGGTCCTTGCTGCCCGACGGCGGCGACCTCTTCAGGGACGTGCTCGAACGGGACTCCGTGGGCCCGGGCGCCTGGGAGGACCTGCTCCGCCGGTACGCGAGCATGCAGGCCGCGCTGGTCCCGCATGCCGGGGAGATCGAGGAGTTGGGCGTACAGCGGCTCAGGACCGCGGAACTGGCCTCGTCCTTCGACGAGTTGCTCGCCGGGAACCCGGCACTGGACGCGGACCAGCGGGCGCGGCTCGACGCGCTCCGGCCGCGACTGGTGGACTGGTGTGCCGAGTTGGCCGCTCTGGGCGTTCCCGATTCCCTCGACCACGCGGATCTGCACGAAGGTCAGCTGTTCAACCCGGAACCGGGCCGGTTCACCTTCTTCGACTGGGGCGACGCCGTCGTCTCGCACCCGTTCTGCAGTCTGCGGGTCCCGGCCCTGCAGGCCCAGGAACGTTACGGGGACGCCGTACTCCCCCGGCTGCGCGACGCCTACCTGGAGCCGTGGACGGGGCCGGGACGGACCGCGAAGGAGCTCAGGCGCGCGACGAGTCTCGCGTGGCGCCTGGGCGCACTGGGGCGTGCGCGGGCCTGGGGGCGGGTGTTTCCGGGGGGAGGCGGGGACAGCAGCTTCGGAGGCTCGCAGAGCGCCCGGTCACTGCTGGAGCTCTGCGAAGGTCCTCCGCTCTAG
- a CDS encoding polysaccharide deacetylase family protein gives MARHSGRGWHGRVIAAAVGVTALAAATSVWTAQAGPVEGAGTGTAARPAAPRTAPVSATIAHASEGGDRAVNITIDDGPDPAWTPQVLRVLRENGVKATFCMVGPQAQAHPDLVRQVVAAGHRLCDHTVSHDTTMDSKSEAYQSQQILDAERQITRASGGVRPMYYRAPGGAFTPYSRHLAASHGMRPLGWNVDSKDFERPGTEAIVATVQGELHNGPTLLFHDAGGDRSQTVAALGELLPALKQQGYSFGFPVR, from the coding sequence ATGGCACGGCACAGCGGGCGGGGATGGCACGGTCGAGTGATCGCGGCGGCGGTCGGGGTGACGGCGCTGGCCGCCGCGACGTCCGTGTGGACCGCGCAGGCCGGTCCCGTCGAGGGAGCCGGGACGGGTACGGCGGCGCGCCCCGCCGCCCCGCGGACCGCACCGGTGTCGGCGACGATCGCGCACGCCTCCGAGGGCGGCGACCGGGCCGTGAACATCACCATCGACGACGGTCCGGACCCAGCCTGGACCCCACAGGTGCTGCGCGTGCTGCGGGAGAACGGCGTGAAGGCGACGTTCTGCATGGTGGGCCCCCAGGCACAGGCACACCCGGATCTGGTCAGGCAGGTGGTTGCCGCGGGGCACCGGCTCTGCGACCACACCGTGTCGCACGACACCACCATGGACAGCAAGTCCGAGGCGTACCAGTCACAGCAGATCCTGGACGCCGAACGCCAGATCACGCGGGCTTCCGGGGGCGTGCGGCCGATGTACTACCGCGCCCCCGGCGGCGCCTTCACCCCTTACAGTCGACACCTCGCGGCCTCGCACGGCATGCGGCCGCTCGGCTGGAACGTCGACTCCAAGGACTTCGAACGGCCCGGCACCGAGGCCATCGTCGCGACGGTGCAGGGCGAGCTGCACAACGGTCCCACGCTGCTCTTCCACGACGCCGGCGGCGACCGTTCCCAGACCGTGGCCGCGCTGGGCGAACTGCTGCCCGCGCTGAAGCAGCAGGGCTACTCCTTCGGCTTCCCGGTGCGCTGA
- a CDS encoding glucuronyl hydrolase, whose protein sequence is MDLSRRTVLTTTAGAAALYATPATSAHAASGPATHARSGPAVRTPADTAQTLRAAADYAIGKLRTVAPGVTAFPVGTKAEKWVYSQNGDWVGGFWPGTLWMAWLYSGDDTFRALALDSARRLAPRQYDTTTHDLGFLFSPSWVTAWRLTGDDTWRTGALRAADSLSRRYNPGGRFIRAWGALDDPNNAGRVIMDTMMNLDLLAFASEQTGDGKYLGIAEQHAKTVQRNFPRPDGSTPHVYDFDPATGAPIGPNTVQGYSPTSCWSRGQAWGVYGFTTIHRRTGNPEFLATARSLADYALGALTPDHIPVWDYRAPQQPYDVKDASAGAIMACGLLDLAAATGRQQYREAALRILTALADTCLTRRSTRAEAVVARCTRNRPAEDGVEISLPYADYYLLEGILRVLRPRDVDRAIDLSSRRPTP, encoded by the coding sequence ATGGACCTTTCCCGACGTACCGTGCTGACCACGACGGCCGGTGCCGCGGCGCTCTACGCGACACCGGCGACGTCCGCACACGCGGCCTCCGGACCGGCCACCCACGCGCGGTCCGGACCGGCCGTCCGGACTCCGGCGGACACCGCTCAGACGCTCCGTGCCGCCGCCGACTACGCGATCGGGAAACTGCGCACCGTCGCCCCGGGCGTGACCGCCTTCCCGGTCGGCACCAAGGCCGAGAAGTGGGTCTACTCGCAGAACGGCGACTGGGTCGGCGGATTCTGGCCCGGCACGCTGTGGATGGCGTGGCTGTACAGCGGCGACGACACCTTCCGGGCCCTGGCCCTCGACTCCGCGCGCAGACTCGCGCCCCGCCAGTACGACACCACGACCCACGACCTGGGCTTCCTCTTCTCCCCCTCCTGGGTCACCGCCTGGCGCCTGACCGGCGACGACACCTGGCGCACCGGCGCCCTGCGCGCCGCCGACTCGCTCAGCCGGCGCTACAACCCGGGCGGCCGCTTCATCCGGGCCTGGGGAGCACTGGACGACCCGAACAACGCGGGTCGCGTCATCATGGACACGATGATGAACCTCGATCTGCTGGCCTTCGCGAGCGAGCAGACCGGCGACGGCAAATACCTCGGCATCGCCGAGCAGCACGCCAAAACGGTGCAGCGGAACTTCCCGCGCCCTGACGGTTCGACTCCCCACGTGTACGACTTCGACCCCGCCACCGGCGCCCCCATCGGCCCCAACACCGTCCAGGGATACAGCCCCACCTCCTGCTGGTCACGCGGACAGGCCTGGGGCGTCTACGGCTTCACCACGATCCACCGTCGCACCGGGAACCCCGAGTTCCTCGCGACGGCACGTTCGCTCGCCGACTACGCGCTCGGTGCCCTCACCCCGGACCACATCCCCGTCTGGGACTACCGGGCACCCCAGCAGCCGTACGACGTGAAGGACGCCTCCGCCGGTGCGATCATGGCCTGCGGTCTGCTCGACCTGGCCGCGGCGACCGGCCGACAGCAGTACCGGGAGGCCGCGCTGCGCATCCTGACCGCGCTGGCGGACACCTGCCTGACCCGGCGTTCCACCCGCGCGGAGGCCGTCGTCGCCCGCTGTACACGCAACCGGCCGGCCGAGGACGGCGTCGAGATCTCCCTCCCCTACGCCGACTACTACCTCCTGGAAGGCATCCTGCGCGTACTGCGGCCACGGGACGTCGACCGAGCCATCGACCTGTCCAGCCGCCGCCCCACCCCCTGA
- a CDS encoding DinB family protein, whose translation MTTPPRLLPLLEQFDFACERLSGRMAGPVMDSGDGSQTRVEGLTDAEYFWEPVPGCWSVRRREDGPGPRATLLAGSGAWGRDGAAYPHPWPPPVTTLAWRLSHLTEMLALRADHTAGSHTLTRDDHPVGGDAASAVSAFAAAAGAWREALLGVDDAALDTVGHCTYPHGSDADDPFIDIVWWVNQELLHHGAEIALLRDLYRAGPR comes from the coding sequence ATGACCACACCGCCCCGCCTGCTACCGCTGCTGGAGCAGTTCGACTTCGCGTGCGAGCGCCTGTCCGGCCGGATGGCCGGGCCCGTGATGGACAGCGGCGACGGGTCGCAGACCCGGGTGGAGGGCCTGACCGACGCCGAGTACTTCTGGGAACCCGTGCCGGGCTGCTGGTCGGTGCGGCGGCGCGAGGACGGGCCCGGGCCGCGGGCGACCCTGCTGGCGGGCAGCGGCGCGTGGGGGCGCGACGGCGCCGCCTACCCGCACCCCTGGCCGCCGCCGGTCACCACCCTGGCCTGGCGCCTGAGCCATCTCACCGAGATGCTCGCCCTGCGCGCGGACCACACCGCGGGCAGCCACACGCTGACCCGGGACGACCATCCGGTCGGCGGAGACGCCGCGAGCGCCGTCTCGGCCTTCGCGGCGGCCGCCGGGGCCTGGCGCGAGGCGCTGCTGGGCGTCGACGACGCCGCCCTGGACACCGTGGGTCACTGCACCTACCCGCACGGCAGCGACGCCGACGACCCGTTCATCGACATCGTGTGGTGGGTCAACCAGGAACTGCTGCACCACGGAGCCGAGATCGCCCTGCTGCGCGACCTCTACCGGGCCGGGCCGCGCTGA
- a CDS encoding isoprenyl transferase: protein MAWKALRSALEAIYVRRLNHKLEGLPRPRHVAIMLDGNRRWARGAGHSDVREGYRVGGAKVTDFLHWCSDAGIKHVTLWMLSDDNLHRPADELGPLLDIIEETVQRVCAPQEPWHIEIIGALDLLPGNTARVLKEAAASTHGRGALKVDVAVGYGGRREIVDAVKAAFDKHIGTGGDPRELAADFDLEHITDNLYSPAGHDTDFIIRTSGEQRLSGFLLWQSAYAEVHFVDVLWPAFREIDLLRALRSYADRDRRYGR from the coding sequence GTGGCATGGAAAGCCTTGCGTTCGGCGTTGGAAGCGATTTACGTACGACGCCTGAACCACAAGCTGGAGGGGCTGCCCAGGCCGCGGCACGTGGCGATCATGCTGGACGGCAACCGGCGCTGGGCGCGCGGTGCGGGCCACAGCGACGTGCGTGAGGGATACCGTGTCGGCGGCGCCAAGGTGACGGACTTCCTGCACTGGTGCAGCGACGCCGGGATCAAGCACGTCACGCTGTGGATGCTGTCCGACGACAACCTGCACCGTCCGGCCGACGAACTGGGCCCCCTGCTCGACATAATCGAGGAGACCGTCCAGCGGGTCTGTGCCCCGCAGGAGCCGTGGCACATCGAGATCATCGGCGCGCTGGACCTGCTGCCCGGGAACACGGCCCGCGTTCTGAAGGAGGCCGCCGCGAGCACGCACGGCCGGGGCGCGCTCAAGGTGGACGTCGCCGTCGGCTACGGCGGCCGGCGCGAGATCGTCGACGCGGTCAAGGCGGCGTTCGACAAGCACATCGGGACGGGCGGCGATCCCCGTGAACTGGCCGCGGACTTCGACCTGGAACACATCACCGACAACCTGTACTCACCGGCCGGACACGACACCGACTTCATCATCCGCACCTCCGGCGAGCAGCGGCTGTCGGGCTTCCTGCTGTGGCAGTCCGCGTACGCGGAGGTGCACTTCGTCGACGTCCTGTGGCCGGCGTTCCGGGAGATCGACCTGCTGCGGGCGCTGCGTTCGTACGCCGACCGCGACCGCCGCTACGGCCGCTGA
- a CDS encoding TAXI family TRAP transporter solute-binding subunit, with the protein MTGRTPSRRGVLRAALLGAGPASVLAGCSEDTGPARRLRFATGAPGGPYNAFGKALAAQAARTVPRLRVTPVSTSASVDNLLRLGAGSADLALAMADAAEDAVRGRPPFPGPAARVTALARVYVNYTHLVVPARGPVRSLRDLAGRSVATGAAGSGGQVLAGRLLRIAGLTGDRAVRQRRLGLAASVDALRDGTVDALIWAGGVPTPALSELARRFPLRFLPLEAEAKTLRDRYGPVYTAVTLPAGVYGLTEPVGTIGVANYLLARSGVPSQAAREVLWVVFDRWRVLLDEVTAGARLEPRFAVATGDVPLHPGAVAYYRSVYG; encoded by the coding sequence GTGACCGGTCGAACCCCAAGCCGCCGTGGCGTGCTGCGAGCCGCGCTGCTGGGCGCCGGCCCGGCCAGCGTCCTGGCCGGATGCTCCGAGGACACCGGCCCGGCACGGCGGCTCAGGTTCGCGACGGGAGCGCCCGGCGGCCCGTACAACGCCTTCGGCAAGGCGTTGGCCGCGCAGGCCGCGCGCACCGTTCCCCGGCTGCGCGTCACACCCGTCAGCACCTCGGCGAGCGTGGACAACCTGCTCCGGCTCGGCGCCGGTTCGGCGGACCTGGCGCTCGCCATGGCGGACGCCGCCGAGGACGCCGTACGCGGGCGCCCGCCGTTCCCGGGCCCCGCCGCCCGGGTGACCGCCCTCGCCCGCGTCTACGTCAACTACACCCATCTGGTGGTTCCGGCGCGCGGACCGGTGCGCTCGCTGCGGGACCTCGCGGGACGGTCCGTCGCCACGGGAGCGGCGGGCTCCGGCGGCCAGGTGCTGGCCGGACGGCTGCTGCGGATCGCCGGTCTCACCGGAGACAGGGCGGTACGACAGCGCCGGCTCGGCCTCGCCGCCTCGGTGGACGCCCTGCGCGACGGCACGGTCGACGCGTTGATCTGGGCGGGCGGTGTGCCCACACCCGCCCTGTCGGAGCTCGCCCGCCGCTTCCCCTTGCGGTTCCTGCCGTTGGAGGCCGAGGCGAAGACCCTGCGGGACAGGTACGGCCCGGTCTACACGGCGGTCACCCTCCCGGCCGGCGTCTACGGGCTCACCGAGCCGGTCGGCACCATCGGCGTCGCCAACTACCTGCTGGCCCGCTCCGGAGTCCCGTCGCAGGCGGCGCGCGAGGTGCTGTGGGTGGTGTTCGACCGGTGGCGGGTTCTGCTGGACGAAGTGACGGCGGGCGCCCGGCTCGAACCCCGGTTCGCCGTCGCCACCGGGGACGTACCCCTGCACCCCGGTGCCGTCGCCTACTACCGGTCGGTGTACGGCTGA
- a CDS encoding sensor histidine kinase, which yields MGAATLLLSVPLADSYASGRTEHLLLQRRADAVRFADLADRGRTAADRAELSTEIRRYAELYGASVTVVDTAGRTVARAGSGVPVAAARDVLWRSLTGRSTERLPTVHPWGPRRVVLAEPVGRDERVSGAVLMTVPTAAARRDVTVRWAVITCGALSAFAAAALVAAGITRWLMRPVRDLDRAVAGLASGSLEARAVSDTGPPELRSLRRHFNGMAEAVADSIGRQRAFVADASHQLRNPLATLVLQLENVEPHLAPGPGRKEHARALDEAERLAELLDGLLALARVESGTAERAEQDVSGAVRGRVAAWEPVFEASGLELAAVDVPVEVWAWGVPDAVGRVLDAALDNAVKFVPGGGRVTVAVTVAAAHGDEEREGEDEAESGGVVVVRVSDDGPGVPEAQLPLLTRRFTRAPEHQNAPGSGLGLAIADEIARLSGGRLTASGNVPHGLVVELRLPAGSVGAQPYTDR from the coding sequence ATGGGAGCCGCCACACTGCTGCTGTCCGTCCCGCTGGCCGACTCGTACGCGAGCGGGCGGACGGAGCATCTGCTGCTCCAGCGGCGGGCCGACGCGGTGCGGTTCGCCGATCTCGCCGACCGGGGCCGGACCGCGGCCGACCGGGCCGAGCTGTCGACCGAGATCCGCCGGTACGCCGAGCTGTACGGGGCGTCGGTGACCGTGGTGGACACGGCGGGGCGTACGGTCGCGCGGGCCGGGTCCGGGGTTCCGGTCGCGGCGGCGAGAGACGTCCTGTGGCGGTCGCTGACGGGGCGGTCCACCGAGCGGCTGCCGACGGTGCACCCTTGGGGTCCGCGCCGGGTGGTGCTCGCCGAACCGGTCGGCCGGGACGAGCGGGTGAGCGGGGCGGTACTGATGACCGTGCCGACCGCCGCGGCCCGCCGGGACGTGACCGTACGCTGGGCGGTGATCACCTGCGGGGCGCTCTCCGCCTTCGCGGCCGCCGCGCTGGTCGCGGCGGGGATCACGCGCTGGCTGATGCGTCCGGTCCGTGATCTCGACCGGGCCGTCGCCGGGTTGGCCTCGGGCAGTCTGGAGGCGCGGGCGGTGTCCGACACCGGGCCACCGGAACTGCGCAGTCTGCGGCGGCACTTCAACGGAATGGCCGAGGCGGTCGCCGACTCCATCGGCCGTCAGCGCGCGTTCGTGGCCGACGCCTCGCACCAGTTGCGCAATCCGCTGGCCACCTTGGTGCTCCAGCTGGAGAACGTCGAGCCGCATCTCGCGCCCGGTCCCGGCAGGAAGGAGCACGCGCGTGCTCTGGACGAGGCGGAGCGCCTGGCTGAACTCCTCGACGGACTGCTGGCGTTGGCGCGGGTGGAGTCCGGTACGGCGGAGCGTGCGGAGCAGGACGTGTCGGGGGCGGTGCGCGGGCGGGTCGCGGCATGGGAGCCGGTCTTCGAGGCGTCGGGGCTGGAACTGGCCGCCGTCGACGTACCGGTGGAGGTGTGGGCCTGGGGTGTGCCCGACGCGGTGGGGCGCGTGCTCGACGCGGCGCTGGACAACGCCGTCAAGTTCGTGCCGGGCGGCGGGCGGGTCACCGTGGCGGTCACGGTCGCCGCCGCGCACGGGGACGAGGAGAGGGAAGGGGAAGACGAAGCGGAAAGCGGCGGTGTGGTCGTGGTGCGCGTCAGCGACGACGGACCAGGGGTTCCTGAGGCTCAACTTCCGCTGCTGACAAGGCGTTTCACGCGCGCGCCCGAACACCAGAACGCGCCGGGCAGCGGTCTGGGGCTGGCCATCGCCGACGAGATCGCCCGCCTCAGCGGCGGCCGGCTCACGGCGTCCGGCAACGTTCCCCACGGCCTGGTGGTGGAACTGCGGTTGCCGGCCGGCTCCGTGGGCGCTCAGCCGTACACCGACCGGTAG
- a CDS encoding response regulator transcription factor produces MHALLVEDDDRMAQALTTALAQRGHTVRRAARALDALRLVHEAEFVLLDLGLPDLDGLELLRRLRTVCEAPLIVVTARCEERDIVQGLRAGADDYVVKPFRMNELMARIDTVRRRTAAPHRSRADGGGRPVRTGDVEIDVAGRTVTVGGVEVRLTRREFDVLAFLAARPEEVHAREEILDRIWGDVFLAASRSLDVHVAGIRAKTCRAELVRTVRGFGYQLGAPAPDGERWGDL; encoded by the coding sequence ATGCACGCGCTGCTCGTCGAGGACGACGACCGAATGGCCCAGGCCCTGACGACGGCCCTCGCCCAGCGGGGGCACACCGTCCGCAGGGCCGCACGGGCCCTGGACGCCCTGCGGCTCGTCCACGAGGCCGAGTTCGTGCTCCTCGACCTCGGGCTGCCAGACCTGGACGGGCTCGAACTGCTGCGACGGCTGCGCACCGTGTGCGAGGCGCCGCTGATCGTGGTGACGGCCCGCTGCGAGGAGCGGGACATCGTGCAGGGGCTGCGGGCGGGCGCCGACGACTACGTGGTCAAGCCGTTCCGGATGAACGAGCTGATGGCCCGCATCGACACCGTGCGCCGCCGCACCGCCGCACCGCACCGCTCCCGCGCGGACGGCGGCGGGCGGCCCGTGCGCACCGGCGATGTGGAGATCGACGTCGCGGGCCGCACGGTAACGGTCGGCGGGGTGGAAGTCCGGCTCACCCGGCGTGAGTTCGACGTCCTGGCCTTCCTCGCGGCCCGGCCCGAAGAGGTGCACGCCCGCGAGGAGATCCTGGACCGGATCTGGGGCGATGTCTTCCTCGCCGCCTCCCGCTCCCTCGACGTCCATGTGGCGGGCATCCGTGCCAAGACGTGCCGCGCCGAACTGGTGCGCACCGTGCGCGGCTTCGGCTACCAGCTGGGGGCGCCAGCTCCCGACGGCGAAAGGTGGGGTGACCTCTGA
- a CDS encoding MFS transporter has product MSSPAAAPGHPSADSPGARRLALIGGSLGNLVEWYDWFVYASFAIYFADSFFPGDNPTTKLLNTAGIFAVGFLMRPVGGWILGRAADRRGRKSALTLTVTLMSVAALLIAVAPTYGQAGYFGALVLLLARLLQGLSIGGEYAASATYLTEASARDRRGLGSSYQYVSMTCGQLLGLAILITMQHTLSTEQLQSWGWRIPFVIGALFALVVFWLRRRLTETDAFTEESGAEGAADTARGSLAALWQHRREAGLVMALTLGGTVAYYTYTTYLTKYLIGSAGMAKSTATLVSFTALTVFALLQPLAGMLSDRIGRRPLLITFAVGCTVGTYPIMTALGSASSYWSALGLSLLALVIVTGYTSINAAVKAELFPTRVRALGVALPYAIANALFGGTAEYVALWFKDSGHEKVFFWYVSGCALVSLVTYVLMPDTRNAALSRAEAEEDTARDRSPAKAAG; this is encoded by the coding sequence ATGTCATCCCCTGCCGCCGCGCCCGGACACCCGTCCGCGGACTCCCCCGGCGCCCGCCGTCTCGCCCTCATCGGCGGATCGCTGGGCAATCTGGTCGAGTGGTACGACTGGTTCGTCTACGCCAGCTTCGCGATCTACTTCGCCGACTCGTTCTTCCCCGGGGACAACCCGACCACCAAGCTGCTGAACACCGCCGGCATCTTCGCCGTCGGCTTCCTGATGCGCCCGGTCGGCGGGTGGATCCTGGGGCGCGCGGCGGACCGGCGCGGGCGCAAGAGCGCGCTGACGCTGACCGTCACCCTGATGTCGGTGGCGGCGCTGCTCATCGCCGTCGCGCCCACCTATGGCCAGGCCGGTTACTTCGGCGCGCTGGTGCTGCTCCTGGCGCGGCTGCTGCAGGGGCTGAGCATCGGCGGCGAGTACGCCGCGAGCGCGACCTACCTGACGGAGGCGTCCGCCCGTGACCGGCGCGGTCTCGGCTCCTCGTACCAGTACGTGTCGATGACGTGCGGCCAGCTTCTCGGGCTGGCCATCCTGATCACCATGCAGCACACGCTGAGCACCGAGCAGTTGCAGAGCTGGGGCTGGCGGATCCCGTTCGTGATCGGGGCGTTGTTCGCCCTGGTGGTGTTCTGGCTGCGGCGCCGGCTGACGGAGACGGACGCGTTCACCGAGGAGTCCGGCGCGGAAGGCGCTGCGGACACCGCGCGCGGCTCGCTCGCGGCGCTGTGGCAGCACCGGCGCGAGGCCGGTCTGGTCATGGCGCTCACCCTGGGCGGCACGGTGGCCTACTACACGTACACGACGTATCTCACCAAGTACCTGATCGGCAGCGCCGGGATGGCGAAGTCCACGGCCACGCTGGTGAGTTTCACGGCGCTCACCGTCTTCGCGCTGCTTCAGCCGCTCGCCGGCATGCTCTCCGACCGGATCGGGCGCCGGCCGCTGCTGATCACCTTCGCGGTCGGCTGCACGGTGGGCACCTACCCCATCATGACCGCGCTCGGTTCGGCGTCCTCGTACTGGTCGGCGCTGGGTCTGTCGCTGCTCGCGCTGGTGATCGTCACCGGCTACACCTCGATCAACGCGGCCGTGAAGGCGGAGCTGTTCCCCACCCGGGTGCGCGCACTCGGCGTGGCGCTGCCCTACGCGATCGCCAACGCGCTGTTCGGCGGTACGGCCGAGTACGTGGCCCTGTGGTTCAAGGACAGCGGTCACGAGAAGGTGTTCTTCTGGTACGTGTCGGGGTGTGCGCTCGTCTCGCTGGTCACCTACGTGCTGATGCCGGACACCCGCAACGCCGCGCTCAGCCGCGCCGAGGCGGAGGAGGACACCGCGCGCGACCGCAGTCCCGCGAAGGCGGCCGGCTGA
- a CDS encoding GNAT family N-acetyltransferase, with amino-acid sequence MRTDVQSFTLAHLLRRPAPVEVGGFVAGFDPSTTSPYVNYATPRPGAEPTDADVAALIGAFRERGLKPRLEFAPDAAPAVEAVLRRAGFGTEAEHEYMVCTPVSLTMPASPEMHAALAMPDAPGGPAGGGFRVETPFGDDEFRAVDAALSEAFDGEFPPSAEGAARLRRTQENGGAVRFVRAEDGGCAGAAMCSAPAAGTAELAGVGTRPAYRGRGIAAAVTASLAETLFTRGAESVWLEYSGEGSRRVYERVGFRSRGARLYLALES; translated from the coding sequence ATGCGTACCGATGTCCAGAGTTTCACCCTTGCCCACCTCCTGCGTCGTCCGGCGCCGGTCGAGGTCGGCGGTTTCGTGGCGGGGTTCGATCCCTCGACGACCAGCCCGTACGTCAACTACGCCACCCCGCGCCCCGGTGCCGAGCCCACGGACGCGGATGTCGCCGCGCTGATCGGGGCGTTCCGGGAGCGGGGGCTGAAGCCCCGCCTGGAGTTCGCCCCGGACGCCGCGCCCGCGGTGGAGGCGGTGCTCCGCAGGGCGGGCTTCGGTACGGAGGCGGAGCACGAGTACATGGTCTGCACACCCGTGTCCCTGACGATGCCGGCGTCCCCCGAGATGCACGCTGCCCTGGCGATGCCGGACGCGCCCGGCGGGCCGGCGGGTGGCGGCTTCCGTGTGGAAACCCCGTTCGGCGACGACGAGTTCAGGGCTGTCGACGCCGCCCTGTCGGAGGCGTTCGACGGTGAGTTCCCGCCCTCCGCGGAGGGCGCCGCGCGACTGCGGCGCACTCAGGAGAACGGCGGGGCCGTGCGGTTCGTCCGCGCCGAGGACGGGGGCTGCGCCGGGGCGGCGATGTGCTCGGCGCCGGCCGCCGGCACCGCGGAGCTGGCGGGCGTGGGAACCCGTCCGGCGTACCGTGGTCGCGGCATCGCCGCGGCGGTGACCGCGTCGCTGGCGGAGACCCTGTTCACGCGCGGGGCGGAGTCGGTCTGGCTGGAGTACTCGGGTGAGGGGTCCCGGCGCGTGTACGAGCGCGTCGGCTTCCGCTCCCGCGGTGCCCGCCTGTATCTGGCGCTCGAAAGCTGA
- a CDS encoding helix-turn-helix transcriptional regulator has product MDAHFTTGTPGAAAADEHLVREAEKIAVALGRMFPGLCEVVLHDLRDPRHAIRAIENNLSGRQVGDSATELGLARIADPEYPSVIQNYANRFPDGRPAKSTSIGIKNGAGEYIAALCLNLDVSVLSPVTLALSQLVATDTEDRAQPLEALRDRNARELRQAVETRAAERGATPRSLGRDAKKALVRQLHRDGYFDSRDAAQAIADLLGVSRATVYNYTK; this is encoded by the coding sequence ATGGACGCACACTTCACCACCGGCACACCCGGTGCGGCCGCGGCGGACGAGCACCTCGTCCGGGAGGCGGAGAAGATCGCCGTCGCGCTGGGGCGGATGTTTCCGGGGCTGTGTGAGGTGGTGCTGCACGACCTGCGTGATCCACGGCACGCGATCCGGGCCATAGAGAACAACCTGTCGGGACGCCAGGTGGGTGATTCCGCCACCGAGTTGGGGCTGGCCCGTATCGCCGACCCGGAGTACCCCAGCGTCATCCAGAACTACGCCAACCGCTTTCCCGACGGCCGCCCGGCGAAGAGCACCTCGATAGGGATCAAGAACGGCGCGGGTGAGTACATAGCCGCCCTGTGCCTGAACCTCGACGTCTCCGTGCTGTCCCCGGTCACGCTCGCGCTGTCCCAGCTCGTCGCCACCGACACCGAGGACCGAGCACAGCCCCTGGAGGCACTGCGGGACCGCAACGCCCGGGAACTGCGTCAGGCCGTGGAGACCCGTGCCGCCGAACGCGGGGCCACGCCGCGGTCGTTGGGACGCGATGCCAAGAAGGCACTCGTACGACAGCTGCACCGGGACGGTTACTTCGACTCGCGCGACGCCGCGCAGGCCATCGCGGACCTGCTCGGTGTGTCCCGCGCGACCGTCTACAACTACACCAAGTGA